The proteins below are encoded in one region of Nocardioides marmorisolisilvae:
- a CDS encoding sigma-70 family RNA polymerase sigma factor, which produces MDEAEFDDFYESSFRRITGQVYVMIGNWDEAADCVQEAFVRAWQHRARLSRESSPEAWVRTTAHRLAISRWRRMVRSRREPDRAHERPAAANGPNPDHVAIVAALRQVTDAQRRALVLHYVCDLPIAAIAAETGAAEGTVKAQLSRGRAALLAQFRPGSDPLEGVRHA; this is translated from the coding sequence ATGGACGAAGCCGAGTTCGACGACTTCTACGAGTCGTCCTTCCGCCGGATCACCGGCCAGGTCTACGTGATGATCGGCAACTGGGACGAGGCCGCCGACTGCGTCCAGGAGGCGTTCGTCCGGGCCTGGCAGCACCGCGCTCGCCTGAGCCGGGAGTCCTCGCCCGAGGCGTGGGTGCGCACCACCGCCCATCGGCTCGCGATCAGTCGATGGCGTCGGATGGTGCGCTCCCGACGCGAGCCCGACCGTGCCCACGAACGACCGGCGGCGGCCAACGGGCCCAACCCGGACCACGTGGCCATCGTGGCCGCCTTGCGCCAGGTCACGGACGCGCAGCGTCGCGCCCTGGTCCTGCACTACGTCTGCGACCTGCCGATCGCGGCGATCGCCGCGGAGACCGGCGCGGCCGAGGGGACGGTCAAGGCCCAGCTCTCCCGGGGGAGGGCCGCGCTGTTGGCGCAGTTCCGACCCGGTTCCGACCCACTTGAGGGAGTCCGTCATGCCTGA